One region of Miscanthus floridulus cultivar M001 chromosome 19, ASM1932011v1, whole genome shotgun sequence genomic DNA includes:
- the LOC136526658 gene encoding uncharacterized protein: MIFGGTDAVYSKRQQKRDHPSHVARLGHYPLIVDPIVHKKRLTKVLMDGGSGLNILYVDTLDAMRIPRSELRSMSSPFHGVINLPVTFGDRANFCSKVLTFKVVDFPGFNIKLNPKKCVFGVPKGKLLRYIMSERGIKANPEKITAISNMGPICNIKGVQRLTDCLATLSRFISWLSEWGMPLYKLLKKIDAFVWTEEAQ, encoded by the exons atgatctttgggggaacTGATGccgtctactccaagcgccagcaaaAA agggaccatccatcccatgTCGCCAGACTAGGACACTACCCGCTCATTGTCGACCCCATTGTCcataagaagcgcctcaccaaggtgctgatggacggaggcagcggcctcaacatcctctacgtcgacaccctcgacgccatgcgcatccctcgaTCCGAGCTCCGATcgatgagctctcccttccacggcgtgattaacctacccgtcacatttggcgaccgagccaacttctgctcgaaggtgctcaccttcaaggtggtggacttcccagg gttcaacatcaaactgaatcctaaaaaatgtgtttttggggttccaaaggggaagctgctcagaTACATCATGTCTGAGCGCGGTATcaaggccaaccccgaaaagatcacggccatctccaacatgggccccatatgcaacatcaagggcgtacaaaggctcaccgactgtttggccaccctaagccgattcatctcctggcttagcgaatgggggatgcctctctacaagctcctTAAAAAGATAGAtgccttcgtctggactgaggaagcacaataG
- the LOC136528558 gene encoding GPN-loop GTPase QQT1-like has product MVFGQVVIGPPGFGKTTYCNGMSQFLSLLGRKVAVVNLDPANDTLPYECAINIEDLIKLSDVMAEHSLGPNGGCSWSSIAVQ; this is encoded by the exons ATGGTGTTCGGTCAGGTGGTGATCGGCCCGCCGGGATTCGGCAAGACCACCTACTGCAACGGCATGTCGCAGTTCCTCTCCCTCCTTGGCAG GAAAGTTGCGGTTGTCAATTTGGATCCTGCAAATGACACGTTGCC ATATGAGTGTGCCATAAACATTGAGGACCTCATAAAACTTAGTGATGTCATGGCTGAGCATTCGCTTGGCCCTAATGGAGGTTGCTCCTGGTCCTCTATTGCTGTTCAGTAA
- the LOC136528554 gene encoding palmitoyl-acyl carrier protein thioesterase, chloroplastic-like, producing the protein MAASIAASSFFPGSPAPAPAAPKNGLGERPESLDVRGVAAKPGASSNAVRAGKTRAHAAVPKVNGGGKSAVADGEHETVPSSVPKTFYNQLPDWSMLLAAITTIFLAAEKQWTMLDWKPRRPDMLTDTFGFGRIIHDGLMFRQNFSIRSYEIGADRTASIETLMNHLQETALNHVKTAGLLGDGFGSTPEMSKRNLFWVVSQMQAIVELYPCWGDTVEVDTWVSANGKNGMRRDWHIRDSITGHTILKATSKWVMMNKLTRKLARIPDEVRTEIEPYFFERSAIVDEDNRKLPKLPDGQSTSAAKYVRTGLTPRWADLDINQHVNNVKYIAWILESAPISILENHELASIVLDYKRECGRDSVLQSHTSVHTDCNSESGETTLHCEHVLSLESGPTMVKARTMWRPKRTKAQETVVPSSF; encoded by the exons ATGGCCGCCTCCATCGCGGCCTCGTCCTTCTTTCCAgggtcgccggcgccggcgccggccgctCCTAAGAACGGCCTTGGGGAGCGCCCGGAGAGCCTGGATGTCCGCGGCGTGGCGGCGAAGCCGGGAGCCTCGTCCAATGCCGTGAGGGCGGGCAAGACGCGCGCCCACGCTGCCGTCCCCAAGGTGAACGGTGGGGGCAAGTCTGCGGTGGCGGATGGGGAGCACGAGACCGTACCTTCCTCGGTGCCGAAGACTTTCTACAACCAGCTTCCCGACTGGAGCATGCTCCTTGCGGCCATCACGACCATCTTCTTGGCCGCCGAGAAGCAGTGGACGATGCTTGACTGGAAGCCCAGGCGGCCTGACATGCTCACTGACACCTTTGGGTTTGGCCGGATCATACATGATGGGCTCATGTTCAGGCAGAACTTCTCCATTAGGTCCTATGAGATAGGGGCGGATAGGACGGCATCTATAGAGACGCTGATGAACCATTTGCAG GAAACGGCACTTAATCATGTGAAGACCGCTGGGCTGCTAGGTGATGGATTTGGCTCCACACCAGAGATGAGTAAAAGAAACTTGTTCTGGGTGGTTAGCCAAATGCAGGCCATCGTCGAGCTTTATCCATGCTG GGGTGATACTGTTGAAGTAGATACATGGGTTAGTGCTAATGGTAAAAATGGAATGCGTAGGGATTGGCATATACGTGATTCTATAACAGGCCACACGATACTGAAGGCAACAAG TAAATGGGTTATGATGAACAAACTTACTAGGAAGCTTGCAAGAATTCCAGATGAAGTGCGGACTGAAATAGAGCCATACTTTTTTGAGCGTTCTGCTATTGTTGATGAAGACAACCGCAAGCTTCCAAAACTGCCAGATGGTCAAAGCACTTCTGCAGCTAAATATGTGAGGACAGGGCTGACT CCTCGGTGGGCTGATCTTGATATAAATCAGCATGTCAATAATGTTAAATACATTGCGTGGATTCTTGAG AGTGCACCGATCTCTATTCTTGAGAATCATGAACTGGCGAGTATTGTGCTGGATTACAAAAGGGAGTGTGGCCGGGATAGTGTGCTGCAGTCACACACCTCTGTGCACACGGATTGCAACAGTGAGTCTGGAGAAACAACCTTGCACTGTGAGCATGTGCTGAGCCTTGAATCAGGTCCGACCATGGTGAAGGCCCGGACCATGTGGAGGCCTAAGCGAACCAAGGCCCAAGAAACAGTGGTTCCATCTTCATTTTGA